Proteins encoded in a region of the Bicyclus anynana chromosome 9, ilBicAnyn1.1, whole genome shotgun sequence genome:
- the LOC112052718 gene encoding uncharacterized protein LOC112052718 has translation MTLSLSRRDHLMRRTIPPVAGALTGARSSTCLKLSGSISSSLCYWQEPRKQKFYRVLTLVMSYSSLGDRRLMGFDKTSKLSFINSKIIFYFGPWVIVSQLIYLYVNYSDLNFDILGIIFSIFPASLLSNVSYLLTLEWARYDHFAALTNNTLKSYKRLIKSLFTEIHLYTVYKDNKTEFVKRILLKSERYTRWTTYYLAFFFIISWIGWISITAVNNYNNKELVANRTARLQTCVFLWLPLDYSYDFRNWCVIHAINIHIVWCAVTLMATFQSLSNIFIFNIIGHIQILKNMMRTDFNEDLSDEEVHKRLVKIIKYYSFITRVFKEVQNAFGFNVMANYAQNLFGNSIVLYQLMYGGRENKMLYTTMIMAYTGGPILMSFVLEEVKKEAEDLPEVVYSMPWEKMSVQNQKTVLLILQRVQSVFEFVALGILTAGVKPMVSILKTTFSYYVMLENTMSVKS, from the exons GCAGGAGCCAAGAAAGCAAAAGTTTTACCGCGTGTTAACCTTAGTGATGAGTTATTCAAGCCTTGGCGATCGACGTCTCATGGGTTTCGATAAAACCtcaaaattatcatttattaacagtaaaataatattttacttcgGTCCATGGGTCATTGTCTCTCAACTTATCTACCTTTATGTCAATTACAGTGACCTCAATTTCGATATATTGGGGATAATTTTCTCGATATTTCCAGCTTCATTATTGTCTAATGTAAGTTACCTATTAACCCTGGAGTGGGCACGCTATGATCATTTTGCCGCCCTCACCAACAATAC ATTGAAAAGCTATAAGCGACTTATCAAATCACTATTTACAGAAATTCATTTGTACACTGtatacaaagataataaaaccGAGTTTGTAAAACGT atACTTCTAAAATCTGAACGCTACACTCGCTGGACAACCTACTATTTAGCATTTTTCTTCATCATCAGCTGGATAGGATGGATATCCATAACAGCAGTGAACAATTACAACAACAAAGAGCTTGTGGCCAACCGCACTGCGAGACTTCAGACTTGCGTTTTCTTATGGTTACCCCTAGACTATAGTTACGATTTTCGTAATTGGTGCGTCATTCATGCCATCAATATTCATATAGTCTGGTGTGCCGTTACCTTAATGGCTACGTTTCAATCTCttagtaacatttttattttcaatatcatCGGACATAttcagattttaaaaaatatgatgagAACAGATTTCAATGAGGATTTGAGTGACGAGGAAGTCCATAAACGgcttgtaaaaattattaagtattactCTTTCATAACGCG cGTATTTAAAGAAGTTCAAAACGCGTTTGGGTTTAATGTGATGGCAAATTACGCACAAAATCTTTTCGGAAACAGTATTGTCTTATATCAACTTATGTACGGG GGCAGAGAAAATAAGATGTTATATACCACAATGATTATGGCTTACACCGGTGGACCAATTTTGATGTCATTTGTGCTCGAGGAAGTCAAAAAAGag GCTGAAGATCTACCAGAAGTTGTATACAGTATGCCATGGGAAAAGATGTCGGTGCAAAATCAGAAAACGGTACTACTAATTTTACAACGCGTGCAGAGTGTCTTCGAATTTGTGGCACTTGGTATATTGACTGCCGGAGTTAAGCCTATGGTCTCG ATATTGAAAACCACATTTTCATATTACGTAATGCTGGAAAACACAATGTCTGTGAAATCATAA